The genomic interval ACCCCGGACCTTTTGTTCCATGATTTTCTTCACTCGAGCGACCTCGTCTGGACGTTCTTCCATTTTGTACAAGAAGCCCAGATACCGGTAGATGGGTGCGAAATCGGGATGCGTATCGGCCATCGCCTCGAGTATTGCGATGGCTTCTCCCGGGGTCTTTAGATGTCCACGCATGCGAGCCAAAAATTTGTTCCAGATTGGTATCGGGGAATTCCCCGTATGGACTTTGCCCATCAGGTCGAGGATTTCGAGATACAGAGGCAGTACCAGTTTGGGATCGGGTCCATACTGGCCGGACTCGAACGCTTGTCCGGCCGTGACCACGTAGCCGAGGGCTTCGAGTCTTGCAACGTCTGCTTCGTCGAGGTCTGTCATGGTGGGTACCGCGAGTAGCGCATTCTCCCCTCGGAGTGCCTGCAATTGTTGCTTCAGCTCGCCGGCCTCTCGTCGTCGCTCGGAAAAGATGTTGTGCGCTTCCAGCGGATCCCGTTCCAGATCGAATAGCTCTGGATTGGGTCCGTCGATGTACTTGAGGGAGCCGCGATACAATGCGGCGAGTCCCGCCCAACCAAAACGCGCCTGGCCTTCCACGGCCTCTGCGATCACTGCCCTGTCGGGATCCTGTGCTTGTGTGAGATCGACGCCGTCGAGCGGCTGAGGAACATTGAGTCCCAGCAATGAAGCGATCGTCGGCAAGATGTCCACCTGGGAAACTCTCGTATTCACATGACGGCCGCTTCCAATCACTCCCGGTGCATGCATGATGAGTGGAATCCGAAGCGTTGCTTCATACACGAAGTAGGAGTGGGTTCGCTCGCCGTGTTCTCCCAAGGATTCCGCGTGGTCTGCGACTATGATGATCAGCGGTTCGTCTTTGCTCGTTGCCCTCACCTTATCGAGGAGGCGGCCGAGTTCGTGGTCCATGAAGGCGATTTCGCCGTCATAAGGGTGCGGGTTCTGATCCAAGAAGGGAGCGGGGGGTTCGAGGGAATGATGGGGATCAAAGTAGTGGACCCAGAGAAAGTACGGCCGCGAGGACTTTGTCTCGAGCCACTCGATCGCCTGCCGAGTGGTGTCGTCGCCGCGACGTTGGGCATATCCAAACACCGTGGTAGGCGAACCCATCTCGTCGTCGTAGTGAGAAAATCCCTGGTTGACACCGAATTGTTTGGCCAAAACAAATGCCGAGATGAACGCCGCGGTGTCGTAGTCGTTCTCTCTCAGCATCTCGGCGATCGTGCGATGTTCTTCAGCGAGGACATAGACGCCGTTTGCGCGCGCGCCGTGGTGGTGCGGATATAGTCCGGTAAAGATCGAAGCGTGGGTGGGGAGCGTTGCGGAAGCTGTCGCGATGGCGTTAGAGAAGATCACACCCTCGGCAGCCAGGCGATCGAGGGTTGGAGTCTTGATGTTGTCATTCCCGTAGCAGCCCAGCCGGTCGGGCCGGGTCGTATCCAGGGTGACGAGAATGACATCGCGACCCCGCATTGCGCCCGGAGACGCGGGGATGGCCGGAACGGTGATTGCGTCTGCGGAGACTTTGAGAGGGATCATCGGGATTGGAGCCGAGAGATGCCGACCGCCTTCCTTCATGTAGCTGATCAACGACATCACGATGAACGACACTGAGACGAGACGAATCAACAAGGTACGTCGAGAGTCCTTGTTGCTCCCCCGCTCCTCGTCCTCCTGGTTGTCCACTTCCATCAGCTTCGCATTCTCATGGGGTACGATGTTAGCAGCTCATTGATGAACGTTTAGGACGCCGAGTACGCATCGAAAGGAAAGCGAGAAATCGACCGACACTCGGCTAAACTAACTCCTCATCCAAATTGGGAAATGAAATGAAGAGCCAGTGGTCTGACGCGGACGCTAAAGCGATGATCGATCGCTACGCGGACGACTCTGTAAACGAAGACCTCGCCCTGCGGGTCTACACCTCTCGCTTGATTGGGCAGGACCCCGCACTGGTGCTGCACGGGGGCGGAAACACTTCGGTCAAGACGCGCCTGCCCGACGATCTGGGTGAGCCCATCGATGTCCTGTGTGTGAAGGGGAGCGGCTGGGATCTCGGCGACATCGAGCCCGCCGGCCTGCCCGCCGTGCGCTTGTCTTCGCTGGGAGCCTTGCGCGAACGCGATTCACTCAGTGACGAAGACATGGTCAATGCCCAGCGGATCCGACTTTTGAACGCAGCGGCCCCAAATCCTTCCGTCGAGACTCTGCTGCACGCATTTCTGCCCCACAAGTTCATCGACCACTCTCACGCGGACGCGATCCTGAGCATTGTGGATCAGCCCGACGCCGAACAGATCTGTCGCGATATCTACGGTGAGCGACTGGCCATTGTGCCCTACGTGATGCCGGGCTTCGATCTCTCAAAGCTGGCCGCGCAAGTGCACGAAGCCAACCCTGAGGCCGAGGGGCTCTTGTTGTTACAGCATGGCCTGTTTACCTACGGCGACACCGCAAAGATTTCCTACGAGCGTCACATTCGTGCGGTCGACGAAGCAGAGCAGTGCATTGCGAACCGCGGAGCGGCCATCACTGTGCCACGGCGTCCCGATGTCAACTACACGACGTTCGCGCCGGTGCTGCGCGGGCTGCTCGGTGAGGGGGAGCGCCGCTATGTCCTGTGTCTAAGGACCTCCGAGAAGATCCGCGCATTTGTCGATCGCCCGGAACTCGCGAGCTGGTCCCAGCGCGGTGTCGTGACCCCTGACCACGTCATTCGCACCAAGCGTGTGCCGATGTTGCTGGAACTCGACGTCGTCGACACCAAGAACACCAAGAACACCAAGAACACCGGGTCATTGGATCTGGACGACGTACAAAAGCGAATTCGAACTCAGCTGGACGACTATCGCAATGCCTACCGGGCTTATGTCAAAGAGCAGGTGGACGGGCGCGGGCTCGAGGTCAAATCGCTCGATCCCGATCCGCGAATCGTGCTGGTGCCAGGCCTGGGAATCATCGCCGTCGGGGCATCGCCTCGGGCCGCGCAGATTGCCGCCGATGTCTACGAACACACGGTCAACACGATTACCGACGCAGAAGCGGTGGGAACCTTTCAGGCGCTGCCCAATGCGGATCTTTTCGACATGGAGTACTGGTCACTCGAGCAGGCCAAGCTCGGCAAGGCCAAGCCACTTCCTCTCGCCGGACGCGTGGTTTTGATCACTGGCGCTGCCGGCGGGATCGGTGAGGCCGTGGCGCGAGCCTTCGCACGAGAGGGTGCTTCTATTTATCTGGTCGATCGAGACGCCGAGGGTGTGGCGCGGGTGGCCGATGCTTTGGGGGCGGCCCACGAGGCCCTGGATTTGACCGACGCCGCTGCCGTGGCGGATTGCGTCGAACGTATCGTTGCACTGCACGGCGGTGTCGACGGCGTGGTGTCCAACGCGGGGACCGCTCCCCAGGCGGACATCGATACCTGCGATCCCGAACTGTTGCGTGAGAGCCTCGAAATCAATCTTCTATCTCATCAGTGGGTTGCCCAGTCAATTACCGCGCGGTTGCGCGCACAGGGGACTGGAGGCTTCTTGCTCTTCAACGCATCGAAGGCGGCTTTCAATCCGGGCAAGGGCTTTGGTCCCTACGCGATTGCGAAGGCGGCATTGGTGGCCCTCACAAAACAATACGCCCTCGAATGTGGTGGCGACGGGATCCGCGCCAACGCGGTAAACGCCGACCGCATCCGCACCAGCCTGCTCGACGCCGATGACGTCACCCGCCGCGCCGAAGCGCGCGGACTCAGCGCAGACGAATACTATCGAGCGAATCTATTGGGAGCAGAGGTAACGGCGGACGATGTCGCAGAGGCGTTTTTGAACCTCGCGCTCGCGCGAAGCACGACCGGCTGCATCGTCACGGTGGACGGGGGAAACATTGCGGCCTCTCCGCGCTGACTCCTAGAGCTTCACCGTTTCGTGTAACCAGAAGCCCGTGCGACTACCGCGGCCCGCGTCGCCTCACTCTCATGTGAACCCCTGAGCAGCTACGTCCCCAGTTCTATCCGCGAAGTTTCCAAACGGTACAGCCGAACCCGATTCGGATCGATAAACCGGTTGTGGGAATTTACCCGACAGGTCACCGGGCACGCGAGAATCATCGGGCCATCGGCTGCGCAAGAGCCATGGCGTTCGCCCTTGTTTGGACCGTATTTCTCGCGGGAGATGTTGCGGCAGAACTGACGAAGCCAGACACGAGCGAACCTACTCCCGATCCCCGCATGATCGAAGCCAGTTCACTCCTTTCCGACCGCGCATCGCACGATCGCGCAATCGAACTCTATCGCGAGGTCCTGGCCGGTGATCCTGCTCATCGGATGTCCAGGTTGTGGCTCGCTCGAGTTCTATCTTGGGGAGGAGACTACGAAGAATCCCTCGCGCAGTACCGCGAGATCGCCCTGCGCGAATCCGACCCGCCCTGGGCGCAAAAGGAAGCGGCGGATGTCCTCACCTGGTCGGGGCGTTACGAAGAAGCGTTTTTAATCTACGCGAGTCTTCTGGAGCGACATCCGGACGACTTTGATCTCAACCTTGCGCTCGCCCGGGCTTACGGTTGGGGAGGGCGTACGAAAGAGGCCATGCGCGCGTTCCGGCGCACCCTCCAAATTCGCGACGATGTCAGTGTGCGGAAAGAACTGGCGAAACTCTCACAAGCTGCATCAAAAGCCGCGAAGACAGATTCGAATCGGGGTCAGGGTCTCGGAACATTCCTTCGCGACAGTGACAACCTCGAAATTTGGCGGGAGGTTGCGGGGACTCACTACAAGCTCGGCGACAATTCGAGCGTGGAGGCGCATCTCGGCTACACGCGCATCGGCGCCGACCCGCGCGTGCCCGGGGCTCGCGATCTCTTTCAGGCCTTCGATTGGGATTTTGCCCTGCGGCGTTCGCTCAACCCAGTGTTTCTCGCTCGGCGCCTCGAGATCGAAGTCGGCCTGGGAGCGCGTCACTGGGATCATGCCAAGGATCAATTCGTCGTTCGCAGTCGCGTCGAATACAGCCCGAGCGCGACCACGGCTTTTGCTGCGTCCCTCGAGCACGGCGACTTTCTCGATACATCCGCGTCTCTGGAAGCGGTGCGCCGCGGTCTTTCCCGCACGAGCCTGGCTGCTTCGTGTTGGCAGAGTCTCGGGGGCGCGAACTCGGTCTTTGGGATTTTTACCGCGACCTTTGTAAGCGACGCCAACGAAGCCTTGTCTACCTACCTGAGTGCAACGACTGCGCCCTGGTCCGGACATTCACTTCGGTTGTCTCTTTCGGCCAACTCCATCAGCTATACGGGAAGGAGCGACCACTACTACGATCCCGTCATGGACATCGGCACAATGTTGAGTGCGAGCGTGCGTTATCCCGAAACCGGCGGCTTGTATCTTCGCGCTGATGTCGGGATCGGATTTGGCTACGCGAAGCAAGACGGGGTGTCTGGCTCCGGTTTCACCTATCGCACGGAGTTGGGCACACGACTGGAATTGCGCGACTGGTGGTTCGATCTCAGCGGCTACCGGGCCGAGTCTCAACGGGCCAGCGTCTACACGACCCACGGTGCCCACGCGCGGTTGGGGCGAAGCTTCTAGTCGTGGGGCCGACCGCCCTGGGCGCGCTAGTTGCAGTCGTCGCGCTGAACGGGTTCAGGCAACTGCTCCGCGAAATCAAAAACACGGGGATCAAGGTCCTGCCCTTGTCCGAAGTGTTCGACGCGTGCGAGACGGCACGCTGCGCCCTACCCGATTCTCGAGATACGATCAGCCCGGCTGAGTGATGCGCGGCAGGCTGACACAGAAACGTGCCCCGCCATCGCTACCGGTTTCGATGTGAATCGATCCACCGGCACCTTCGATCAGTTTCTTGGTAATCGCCAGCCCCAATCCCCCCGCCCGGTCGTCATGGGTCGAGAAGAAGGGCTCGAACAAACGGTTTCGCATCGATTCGGATACCCCTGCGCCCTGATCCTCGACGCTGAACTCTACCTTGGTGTCGAATCGTTGGGCGCGCAGGGTCACGCGACTCGAAAAGGGCGCAGCCTCCAGGGCGTTGAGCATCAGGTTCAGCAGAATTTGGCGCAGGGCATCTTCATCGATTGCGATGTCGTCGGTCGCAAGGTCGATCTCGGTCGAAAGCTTTATGTTGCGTTCCGCCGCCCGCTGTTTGAGCAGACTGAGTAGAGAAGAGAAAACCCGCTCGAGATCTGCGGTGTCATGGGCGGTTTCGCTCGCGACACGATTGGTCGCCGGTCGCGCGTGTTCGAGCAGCGTGTCGAGCAGGCGCTCCATGCGCTGGAGTTCTTCGAGGACGACACTGCGAAATTCTCCCTGAAAATCTGGATCATCGAGATGATCGGGCAGCAGGTGCAGGAAGGTCTTCACCGAAACCAGCGGATTGCGAATCTCGTGCGCGACTTCGGCCAGCAGGCTCCCCATCGTGGCCAATCGATCGAGGCGGCAGACCTCGGCGTCGAGTTCGGTAATGCGCGCGAGTGCAGTTGCGGCGGCGG from Myxococcales bacterium carries:
- a CDS encoding sulfatase-like hydrolase/transferase; translation: MEVDNQEDEERGSNKDSRRTLLIRLVSVSFIVMSLISYMKEGGRHLSAPIPMIPLKVSADAITVPAIPASPGAMRGRDVILVTLDTTRPDRLGCYGNDNIKTPTLDRLAAEGVIFSNAIATASATLPTHASIFTGLYPHHHGARANGVYVLAEEHRTIAEMLRENDYDTAAFISAFVLAKQFGVNQGFSHYDDEMGSPTTVFGYAQRRGDDTTRQAIEWLETKSSRPYFLWVHYFDPHHSLEPPAPFLDQNPHPYDGEIAFMDHELGRLLDKVRATSKDEPLIIIVADHAESLGEHGERTHSYFVYEATLRIPLIMHAPGVIGSGRHVNTRVSQVDILPTIASLLGLNVPQPLDGVDLTQAQDPDRAVIAEAVEGQARFGWAGLAALYRGSLKYIDGPNPELFDLERDPLEAHNIFSERRREAGELKQQLQALRGENALLAVPTMTDLDEADVARLEALGYVVTAGQAFESGQYGPDPKLVLPLYLEILDLMGKVHTGNSPIPIWNKFLARMRGHLKTPGEAIAILEAMADTHPDFAPIYRYLGFLYKMEERPDEVARVKKIMEQKVRGSAEP
- a CDS encoding bifunctional aldolase/short-chain dehydrogenase, with product MKSQWSDADAKAMIDRYADDSVNEDLALRVYTSRLIGQDPALVLHGGGNTSVKTRLPDDLGEPIDVLCVKGSGWDLGDIEPAGLPAVRLSSLGALRERDSLSDEDMVNAQRIRLLNAAAPNPSVETLLHAFLPHKFIDHSHADAILSIVDQPDAEQICRDIYGERLAIVPYVMPGFDLSKLAAQVHEANPEAEGLLLLQHGLFTYGDTAKISYERHIRAVDEAEQCIANRGAAITVPRRPDVNYTTFAPVLRGLLGEGERRYVLCLRTSEKIRAFVDRPELASWSQRGVVTPDHVIRTKRVPMLLELDVVDTKNTKNTKNTGSLDLDDVQKRIRTQLDDYRNAYRAYVKEQVDGRGLEVKSLDPDPRIVLVPGLGIIAVGASPRAAQIAADVYEHTVNTITDAEAVGTFQALPNADLFDMEYWSLEQAKLGKAKPLPLAGRVVLITGAAGGIGEAVARAFAREGASIYLVDRDAEGVARVADALGAAHEALDLTDAAAVADCVERIVALHGGVDGVVSNAGTAPQADIDTCDPELLRESLEINLLSHQWVAQSITARLRAQGTGGFLLFNASKAAFNPGKGFGPYAIAKAALVALTKQYALECGGDGIRANAVNADRIRTSLLDADDVTRRAEARGLSADEYYRANLLGAEVTADDVAEAFLNLALARSTTGCIVTVDGGNIAASPR
- a CDS encoding tetratricopeptide repeat protein, with product MAFALVWTVFLAGDVAAELTKPDTSEPTPDPRMIEASSLLSDRASHDRAIELYREVLAGDPAHRMSRLWLARVLSWGGDYEESLAQYREIALRESDPPWAQKEAADVLTWSGRYEEAFLIYASLLERHPDDFDLNLALARAYGWGGRTKEAMRAFRRTLQIRDDVSVRKELAKLSQAASKAAKTDSNRGQGLGTFLRDSDNLEIWREVAGTHYKLGDNSSVEAHLGYTRIGADPRVPGARDLFQAFDWDFALRRSLNPVFLARRLEIEVGLGARHWDHAKDQFVVRSRVEYSPSATTAFAASLEHGDFLDTSASLEAVRRGLSRTSLAASCWQSLGGANSVFGIFTATFVSDANEALSTYLSATTAPWSGHSLRLSLSANSISYTGRSDHYYDPVMDIGTMLSASVRYPETGGLYLRADVGIGFGYAKQDGVSGSGFTYRTELGTRLELRDWWFDLSGYRAESQRASVYTTHGAHARLGRSF
- a CDS encoding GAF domain-containing sensor histidine kinase; this encodes MFEIDPRHQSTPGSERTQPCESRLGYVDSGDLQSLLADALRRLAETTGSLRVCAWAWRPQGEPYVIAAAYRDTTSPKSPDANALAALETLWTTDQPIDLGASDAPSALAQLAARYDMSCAMPLVSTGNERIAMVLLGGPDDPPGGVRPRTLAALGATVARLRTPAAAATALARITELDAEVCRLDRLATMGSLLAEVAHEIRNPLVSVKTFLHLLPDHLDDPDFQGEFRSVVLEELQRMERLLDTLLEHARPATNRVASETAHDTADLERVFSSLLSLLKQRAAERNIKLSTEIDLATDDIAIDEDALRQILLNLMLNALEAAPFSSRVTLRAQRFDTKVEFSVEDQGAGVSESMRNRLFEPFFSTHDDRAGGLGLAITKKLIEGAGGSIHIETGSDGGARFCVSLPRITQPG